In Candidatus Methylomirabilota bacterium, the sequence GGTGGTCAACAACGACGCGATCACGCTGGCCGAGCTGCAGGAGCTGGTCGCCATCTACAAGTACGAGAACCGCCAGACCGCGGCGCCGTCGGACGAGGTCATCCACCAGTTCCTGACGCGCATGATCGAGCACCGGCTCCAGCTGCAGGAGGCCGACCGCGAGAAGGTCGTCGTCGAGGAGTCGGAGGTCGACGAGGAGCTGACGGAGCGGATCAAGAAGGTCAACGTCAAGAGCCGTGAGGAGTTCGAGCAGGTCATCAAGGCGCAGGGCCTCACCATGGAGGGCATCAAGAAGCGGATGCGCGACGGGCTCAGGATCAACCGCCTCATCCGCCGCAAGGTGACGGCGCGCATCTCCGTGACCGACGCCGAGATCGGCAAGTATCTCGAGGCCAACCGCCAGAAGCTCGAGACGGGCCTCGGCTACCACGCGCGGCACCTCCTGATCGTTCCCGGAGAGACCGGCTCGGACACGGCGTGGGAGACCGCCCGGCTCAAGGCGGAGCTCCTCCACACCCAGATCGAGCAGGGGGCCGACTTCGCGGAGCTCGCCCGCCAGCACTCGCAGGACGCCACCGCCAAGGACGGCGGTGACCTGGGCACGCTCAAGCGGGGCGAGCTGGCCCAGGACATCGAGGCCCAGATCCTCGGCCTGGCCCCAGGGCAGATCTCGAAACCCTACCGGTCCGGGCTCGGCTACCACATCTTCAGGCTCGAGTCGAAGGAGAGCCTCGAGGGCGAGGCGCTCGCCCGGGCCCAGGCCCAGACCCGTGAAATCCTGTTCCGCGAGAAGTACGAGGCGCGATTCGACACCTGGCTCAAGGAGCTCCGGCAGCGGGCCGTCATCGAAGTCCGGCTGTGAAAAACATTGACAAGTGGCGCTCAAGGTGCGACGATAACGCTCAGCGTTAGAGTTCCAACCCCGCAGGAAGTCTGCTCTTAGAGCGCAACCAACTCACTCGCGGCGTCTGAAAGCCGCGTCCGGAGCCCGCTGATGAGTGCCCGCCGAGAGAGAGGCCAGGGAAGCCCGACGCAAAACCCCGAAACGAACGGCATGAACCTGTCAGAGCTGAAAGAGCGAACCATCACCGAGCTGAACCAGATCGCCCGCGACCTGAACGTCCAGAACCTCGGCGGGCTCAGGAAGCAGGAGCTGATCTTCAAGATCCTCCAGTCGCAGGCCGAGAAGGACGGGCTCATCTTCGCGGAGGGCGTCCTCGAGGTCCTGCCCGACGGCTTCGGGTTCCTGCGGGCCCCGGACTACAACTACCTGCCCGGCCCGGACGACATCTACGTTTCTCCATCTCAGATACGGCGTTTCGATCTGCGGACCGGCGATACCATAGCCGGCCAGGTCCGCCCGCCGAAGGACACGGAGCGCTACTTCGCGCTCCTCAAGGTCGAGGCGATCAACTTCGAGACGCCGGACCAGTCGCGCGAGAAGATCTTCTTCGACAACCTCACGCCGCTCTACCCGATGGAGCGGCTGCGACTCGAATACGAACCTGAGAACCTGACGACCCGCGTGATGGACCTGCTCTGCCCCATCGGCAAGGGCCAGCGCGGCATGATCGTCGCCGCGCCGCGCACCGGCAAGACGATGATGCTGCAGTCGATCGCCCACGCGATCGCGACGAACCACCCCGAGGTCTATCTGATCGTGCTGCTGATCGACGAGCGGCCCGAAGAGGTCACGGACATGCAGCGCTCGGTGAAGGGCGAGGTCATCTCCTCGACGTTCGACGAGCCGCCGCAGCGCCACATCCAGGTCGCCGACATGGTCATCGAGAAGGCCAAGCGGCTGGTTGAGCACAAGCGCGACGTCGTCATCCTGCTCGACTCGCTGACGCGCTTCGCGCGGGCGCACAACGCCGTCATCCCATCCTCCGGCAAGGTGCTGTCGGGCGGTCTCGACGCCAACGCCCTGCAGCGCCCGCGCCGGTTCTTCGCGACGGCGCGCAACATCGAGGAGGGCGGCTCGCTCACCATCATGGCCACGGCCATCGTGGACACGGGCAGCCGCATGGACGACGTGATCTTCGAGGAGTTCAAGGGCACGGGCAACATGGAGGTCCACCTCGACCGGCGCCTCATGGACAAGCGGATCTTCCCGACGATCAACATCGAGCAGTCCGGGACGCGGAAGGAGGAGCTCCTCCTGGAGAAAGACGAGCTCCAGAAGGTCTGGCTGCTCCGGAAGGCGCTCTCCCAGCTGAACCCGGTGGAGGCGATGGAGCTTCTCCTGGACAAGCTCAAGCAGACCAAGAGCAACAAGGAGTTCCTCGCCGCCATGCACAGCATGGGGTAGCAGCCGCGTCGGACCCCGAAGTCTTCGGATTTTTTGCCTTTTCCCGAAGGCACTGGTATCCTGAGATCTCCCCTAGGAGGTGGCGTGCCGTGAAGGTGGGCATTCATCCGGACTATGTGGACACGACGATCACGTGCGCGTGCGGCGAGGTGGTCCACACCCGCTCGACCAGGCCCGACATCCGGGTGGAGATCTGCTCGAAGTGCCACCCCTTCTACACGGGGAAGCAAAAGCTCGTGGACACGGCCGGGCGCGTGGAGCGCTTCCAGCGGAAGTACAAGCGGCAGACCGCGTCTTCGTAGCGAACGCTCCGGAACCGGTTGGGATGCTCTGCGCGTCCCGCCGGTTTTCTGTTTGCGGGAGGCGTCCCGACCGTGATGCTGTTTGACAAGCTTCGCCAGATCGAGGAGCGGTCCCAGGAGATCGCCCGCGCGCTCGCCGACCCCGCCGTCCTGGCCCAGCCCTCCGAGTACGCGCGGCTCCGCAAGGAGTACGCCGAGACGGTCGAGATCGTCGAGCACTTCACCGCGTACCGCGACGTCCTGAAGCGCCTCGGCGAGGCCCGCCACATCCTGGCCGAGGGCGGCGACCGGGAGCTCCTGGAGCTCGCGCAGGCCGAGATCGACGAGCTGGGCGCTCGGCAGACGGTCCTCGAGGAGGAGCTGACCCGGCTGCTCCTGCCGCGCGACCCCAACGACGACAAGAACGTCTTCGTCGAGATCCGCGCGGGCGCGGGCGGCGACGAGGCTGCGCTCTTCGCGGCGGAGCTCGCGCGCATGTACACGAAGTACGCCGAGCGACGACGCTGGA encodes:
- the rpmE gene encoding 50S ribosomal protein L31 — protein: MKVGIHPDYVDTTITCACGEVVHTRSTRPDIRVEICSKCHPFYTGKQKLVDTAGRVERFQRKYKRQTASS
- a CDS encoding peptidylprolyl isomerase yields the protein MSRRLVALGLLAFALGGCAMPSWVPWLGQKKDEPKPPAAAVAAREPEPPKIEKAAEPPRVGPRDESVTDRVIAVVNNDAITLAELQELVAIYKYENRQTAAPSDEVIHQFLTRMIEHRLQLQEADREKVVVEESEVDEELTERIKKVNVKSREEFEQVIKAQGLTMEGIKKRMRDGLRINRLIRRKVTARISVTDAEIGKYLEANRQKLETGLGYHARHLLIVPGETGSDTAWETARLKAELLHTQIEQGADFAELARQHSQDATAKDGGDLGTLKRGELAQDIEAQILGLAPGQISKPYRSGLGYHIFRLESKESLEGEALARAQAQTREILFREKYEARFDTWLKELRQRAVIEVRL
- the rho gene encoding transcription termination factor Rho encodes the protein MSARRERGQGSPTQNPETNGMNLSELKERTITELNQIARDLNVQNLGGLRKQELIFKILQSQAEKDGLIFAEGVLEVLPDGFGFLRAPDYNYLPGPDDIYVSPSQIRRFDLRTGDTIAGQVRPPKDTERYFALLKVEAINFETPDQSREKIFFDNLTPLYPMERLRLEYEPENLTTRVMDLLCPIGKGQRGMIVAAPRTGKTMMLQSIAHAIATNHPEVYLIVLLIDERPEEVTDMQRSVKGEVISSTFDEPPQRHIQVADMVIEKAKRLVEHKRDVVILLDSLTRFARAHNAVIPSSGKVLSGGLDANALQRPRRFFATARNIEEGGSLTIMATAIVDTGSRMDDVIFEEFKGTGNMEVHLDRRLMDKRIFPTINIEQSGTRKEELLLEKDELQKVWLLRKALSQLNPVEAMELLLDKLKQTKSNKEFLAAMHSMG